atatattataattactaaaacatcttttaaaaacttttgtTACACTCCTGGTCTCCTCCCATGTGTTCGAtgattacaataattaaaagaggagaaaaattgtctatatattaaaaaaggaGCATTGGAGGGAAAgagaaattatcataaaatataaaaatgaaattgataaTAAATCAAATTGCAGAAACATTATTTagataagaatgaaaatgaaatttacgagattgaaaaaaaacatgtatcaTAAAGGAACAATGAGAGAATAAATAGAGGAAAAGTGGTCAATAAGAGGACATATATGAATTCCTAATCATAAAAAGGTACTCCTGTAGCATGGGAAAATTTTTTCGAGCCTCCTCTACCAAGACTAAATGTTGGTAGAACTAATTGATATGACGTCTTTCTTAGGAATAAAATATTCccgtgattatttttttattacctaGCTCGTAATAaatgtgtaatatttttttttcaatcttgtATTTCAAGTTATAACTAAATAGTGTGTGAAACAAATATTCATATCGATTAAAAAATATCCATGATACCCAGCTCATTAAGAAAGAAAGTGTGagaaacaataaattttgacCATGTGTTAATCTCGAATGGAtattcaaagaataaaaatacgcTAAACATTATAAAGATATGCATATATAGAGAGATGGGAGAGAGAGATCTGTCCTCACTTGAGAATAATAAACTTTtgactattttttgtttttaactctaattaatttgaagtttgatagaaacataaataaataaaaaattatttttgtaaagaaTTGaacttaaatgttttttaatgattcaatcttaatcttaattttgatacattaaTCACTCGTATTCAATAATAAACTTTGTTTATGTAATCACTAAACaatatttaagttaataaatgtatattaatgaataaaatgatttagatttcaattataatatgtattaacggtataatttttttgtattgttatttagttataaattactTTATATTGCAATATTCTAGGCTTTTATAATCATGATTTTAAAAGTAATGCTTatggtaattttttaattaattgatactgTAAAAATCTTAAAGTACCCATatgaatatgaaaattaaatcccAAAATTAATTGTGTATTGATTTAATTTGGACTACCTCATGCTGTTCATGACAACTTGCGAGTTAGATATTCTTTTGATGAGTTGGGTTTAATTTCTTAACGAGTCCAACTTAATACTTTTTGTCAAGCTAATCTTGAATTAGACTTATCTCAACTATCTAGATGAAAGAAGCATCAAGTgttaaaatttaagttaattcAGGAGAAAACCTAAATAGGATTTAATTGTAGCCCTCCCCTcaaatctttttgtttttagatAATAGCTagaaggaagaacaaaaattatatcctattcctaaagaaaagaacaaaagacagGAACAGGAGTACAAAACTACACTCAATTCTTAGATACATATTAATTGAACTCTTTTTTGCCtgatacaatatatataatactaacaGATGCTACTTTGCTTTTTATACAAGACCATCCAAGAAACCCTTAATAACATTTTGATTGAAGAAAACAtacactcattttttttttccgtgtAAAACATCTTACTTGATAAAAGTATACCTTTGAAGATATATAAATACaacaagaaaaatattctttccattttctttcccTTTAATTTCATACCTTCAAAGTACTAGCTAACCCACTTTTTATTCTAATCAATCGTTGATAGTTCACTCCCCATTGCGAATGTCACCAAACTTGTTCTTGATCCACTTGAACCCGTTTCTAACACTTGTTTTAAGCTTTCCCTCCACAGTGAACACGTTATACGCCTTgattctcttcttcctcttaaGCTCTGGATCATTTGCTGCAGAAAACCCACTTCCCTTCTGGATTGGCCCGTTGAAATTGTATGAGTTTGATCGTTCCGTGAACCCAAATTCAGAGTAGGAGCATGAGTATTTAGGGAGTGAGTTGTTTTTCTCCATTCCCTTCGGTTTTTGgtgtttcaagtttcaacactGCATGAAACAGGAAATGTTTGTATTAAATGACTACTAGGTTGTGGGGTTTTAGAGGAAGGGCAACAAACAATACATGATGATGATCCAGTGTGGTGGCACCCATGTGTGATGTTGGACAGCTGCTACTATTCAGGGTTGTGGGAGGCATGAGGGTCCATGCATGGGATGGGAGTGATGGGGTGGTGGGGCCTCTACTAGTCATGAAACAATTTGGTTGGATTCACATGCTAGTGTAGTGGGACCCTACTTGCTTAGTTGGGGGCAGGGAAGTTTGTTTCTTTGGTTAGTTTTGTATATATAGAAGATAAAACACAAAGACTTTTTTAAATAGAAGGAATAATGTGAGATGCTAAATCAAtcccaaaaattaatttaaaaggagATGATTGTTttccatttatatattttaatttatctttatttttaatcgatgtgaaatttagatattttttaataaattttgtttgatcttaatgtttattagtttttttgattgaatttaGGATATCTCCTTTGAAAGTTAGAGACTAATTATttatggttttaaattgtgattgagGTTATAGTTTTGTTGTACTTTTTAACATTGTGAAAAATGTTGCTAATgtgataataattatatttaccaTTGCAATTTAAAactgttagaaattttttatgtatatagaTATGAAAATCGAACATCTAACCCCATGCTTAAAGGATATGGTTAGGGTGAACCTATGTTAGTAACATAATGGCTATTTGGCACTTGCAAGGTCTATTACATGTACATttagttttcacttttcaataTGAATCGCAAAACGGAGTCCTTTTCCACTGTATGTCAAACTTGGTGGCTCAATGCTCCGTGGGCCTTGTATTTTAATTCAGACAATGAAAAGATTACCTTGATGCTTTCAGATCTTATGGCAGAAATTACCCTATGGATTTATGATTGACCAAATTGATAACATTTTTAGCTTTGAAATTGGGACAAACACCAACTGGGCTCTGCATTCCTTGTGAATTAATGTTTGATGAATGGATATCATAAATCCTTTCCTTGGAAAACTTCCAtacttaaatgatttttttaaaaaaaaatgtataaattaagaTTCTTCAGGTTCTACTTTTACATTTCTAGATCTTGTTCAAATCCAACTTTCCgtattagaatttaattaatataataatacctTAGGGGAAAGGGTAATTCGTCTCTACATGATTATTGTAGATGTGTGGTCataccaaaaattataaaaaaaaatggagaataaAGACTTGGAGATACATTTGGACCCACATGTACGGCACCAAGAGTACCAGTGCAACTGGCTCAATAACACCTTTAGTTATCCTATTTCTGTAGACTGCAAAATGTTTAGTGTCTATAATGGGTCGGTCGATTTTGTCTATTCATAATCTTCTCAaattggaaaattttgaaatataaagacaaaatgagtttaatttccatttcatattagtgtaaaaaaaaaatacactataaATACTGCTAgtaatattttaatacattattaatagttcatattttaaacttttcaaaaataaaagaactaaaagaataatttaatcttcaaagaatcatttttaaaagtagttattataagacaaacaatttattttcataaattgggtaataatgtattttttttctatattatagatgtattttaattaaattaaaaaataataatacat
The Glycine max cultivar Williams 82 chromosome 16, Glycine_max_v4.0, whole genome shotgun sequence genome window above contains:
- the LOC112999761 gene encoding uncharacterized protein, which translates into the protein MEKNNSLPKYSCSYSEFGFTERSNSYNFNGPIQKGSGFSAANDPELKRKKRIKAYNVFTVEGKLKTSVRNGFKWIKNKFGDIRNGE